The sequence AATCTATATTGGCCAGAATCTACAAAACCGTTTATGTGAGGCTCGTATTTTAGGCGTGGTAATTTTTAATTAACCTTCTTGTATTAATATGAAAGGTTTTGCGCAGTAATTTCTATATCTTGACATTAAGTGCCATTCATTAATCAATAAGAGCCTTTGAACTGCTCCGCctaaaaatgattctttataCATGTTTGCGATACATTTGTGTTTCCATATGGTACTTATATTTAGGTTAAGACCCTTTTAcctttagctatttttttttcaaaatcagtaGGCCTATTGTCTTTAATTGACAAGGCAAACCCCAAAAGGAACCCCACTTGAGCTCAAGTACTCCAGAATAAATCGGTCCATGTTTAAACTGAGACGCTTCACCTCGGCTTTGCATTGTCACAGACATTAACCGCAGAAATCTTTAAAGCGGTGAattagcaatgaaaaaaaaaatcgcttcGGCGTCAATATACCTATctctttaagacattttttaaaaaaagctaatgtATTGTACTTAACTAATAGCTAATGTATTTTACTGCACTTTTTGTTCATTactttttatacaaatataactcAACATTTAAAACGGAAGGTTTTTAATACATTTCGATCAAATAGTCAGCTACTGCCGCTAATAGGGCACCTAATTTACGAGATTATTCAAGCATGCGTTTAGGACAATTGATAGCCTAGATAACAGTCTATTAATCCAGTTCTATTAAACACTCTGTATGCTATTTATTCAGAGATCATTGGTTGGGCCTATTGATTTTGCTCAAATCATTGCGATTAACGAGACAGTGGGCCTAAGAATTTATCAAACGAAAGCTATCTGCACTAGGCTACTAGATTTCTTAATATTTGTACGTTTTCACCGTGGTCCTGCGGTGTTTTGACATTTGTGTGAATGGGGTCTGACACGGACAACAAAGACGAGCAACAAACTCTTTCAGAAACCACTATTAGCAACTACTACAATTGTTGCGGCTGGACATAGACCTTTATCAAATCTTTAACTTACTCTATGCAGTCAAAGCAAAATATAGCCGTTGCTAACCATTCTTAGTCGgctatttatttatgcatttattttagtcTTTGACGGGTCTAGTCTTCTATAAACTTGTGTGTTTGGGGTTTGCACCCACACGGTCACTAGGCCGTTTGTTGTTTGAACGATGGGGTCACAGTGTATGGAATATGCAATCATATCTAGCTACTGATCACAGAAAGGCAGTAGTCAAAACACACTTCCTGCTCTGAACTGTAGAAATTACGAAAgaacacatttcagttcatgagagCATCATACGGCTTTGTTAGTCGTAAACTATTAGcccacaaattaaaaatgtcGCAGTTTGGaccattaaaatttattttagattatttatatttgtactgATAAAATAAAGTAGTTAGGGTATCAAGCAGCTTCTTTGAAATAAGAACCGAATTTACACAAGGTCAAAGTAGTTTCTTGTCGAAGAATAGGCCTATCGTAAACAATGTAGCAATGGTGGTTTTGTTTTATCAAGGCCACACAATgtatttagtaataaaaaaaaagtaaaatgtttatttagacaAATGTTTCATATTGTACAACAGTAATGGATACATTGCCTTTAACAAATAACAGCTGAACAGAAATCTGACGCAAGAAAAAACATCTGAACTTTATGCTATACGTATACGGAGTAATCTATCTATCCTCGCGTGataaatcgaaaacaaaaaaagtttagcCTACTAGTCAACTTGGCCAGCGTGTAGGCCTACGTAGCATATTTTTTTGACACTTTCTTGCTTTATCCAAGACAATACTGACACTAAATTTCTGCCCTTTGCAAATTTAGTTTGGTGTTACACATTTCACCCGAAAAGAATCAGTACAATCTGGATAATCAAAACATTGCGCGTGCCTCCATGTGTTTTATTGTAGACTTCATGGACAAGGAAATGATTTATATACATTGATGTTCTAATCTAAAATGAACAAGTTTATAAAAACACCTAGATACATTCTCCTTCTTGTTGAGTTTCCCTCCAGTACTCTTCACAATATTAGTTATGCCATagtaattaatacaaaataaacaatgctGTGTTACAAAGTTTTCACACATGGtgacaaaacaaatatatttcaaaatgatataaaaaattgAAGAGGTGGTTTATAAAGAAAGCATCTACATCACAGCTCTGTTTGCAAGGGGTTGATGGCTTTGGCATCCATAAGCAAGTCACCCAAGAGAGTTGGAGCCATTATGAGAAGTTTTGCAGACTTTGCTGCTGAAAGGACTTTGGCCATTGTGGCCCACTTTGGCAGAGACTCCGTTAGTGGTGGAGATATGGGGGAAGCTGGGATGTGAAGACTGAACAGGAGTGCTTGGGCTAGGCAGAGAGGGTTTGGATGGGGCGGCAGCAGCAGTCGGACTGTTTGGTTTGTCACTACTGGAATCGCTTTCTATATCAGGCCTTCTGCCGCCAGTCATATCATCCCTTGGGTTGCTCAACTTCATTTTTTTGCAACCAGGCCGAACTCTGTACTTCAATGGCAAGGGCCCGTTCTGGAAAATATCAACATGTTATTATCTTTGCAATTGGACTAAAATATAATAGCAGagtttaatgtgttaaatttatcaGACTTAATACTCCTACCCTTCTCCATGTGTAGATATAAGCAATGTCCATTAGAGTATAATAATCTTTCAAAGGCTCATCTTCATACATAACTTCAATCTGAAAGAGAAATATAATCTTAACTAAATCTTATCTTATATTGACAAATTCTTCAAAAGTGCAAAATGGGCGCTTTTACATCAAAAAGATGGCCACAAGTAAGACAAACAAATTTAGAGAGGAGGTTACCTGAAAGGTACATGGTATATCCATTTTACTTCGGAGAAATTTTCTGAGATGCATTACTGTCATAGCTGCAGGGCATTGTAAGTAGCGCTTTACATTCACCTAGAAAAATGAGATCATTACAAGAATTCAGTAAGTAGTCCCCTATAACCCTTTAAAACTGACTTTTATGagttctaaaatatttcatttattcagaaatgaattaCCTCTTTTgtagtttctttttcttctccatCTTTACTGTCAATCCTGACCATtttaagagaaaataataaatgcaatgtcAAAgcgtttatttcattattaatttcatAAGCAACATGAAAGTGATCTCTCATGATAATGAAAATTACACTTCACACGGAGCTTATACTGAACTGAACCTACTTGTTCTGATCAAAAAACTCAATGGACAGACTGATGATCTCATCATCAGCAATGATTCTCTTGTCTTCATCTGCCACTTCTCCTCTGTCCTCATTAGAACCATTAGTAGCTGAAGCACAGAGAAATAATTACAActtctagatttaaaaaaaacaaaaaacaagattgcttatgaattaaaatatcacaattattATCTTAACATTTTACCATCAACTGGATGCTCCGCATAAAAATCTCTCCTTCGTTTCATCTCATCTGAGTAACAAAGGTACAATAAATACATGAGTactgatttaagatttttttaacataaataataaaaaaatataattaaaatgcacaaaaaaaaaaaaaaaaaaaaacttacttttgaaCAGACCAGGCaccagcttgtaaacaatgtcctGAAGGGTCTTATCTGACCTGAAATATACAACTATTTTTGAGGGGTATACAAACTGGGCCTTCTTTGATGTACAGAAATGTAAagctttaatgtattttctgGATGAACAAACAACATGGATGCttattaaaagtatttcaaaaatattgtatcaaaaattaggctatttaattaaaataggcTACTGTATTCCCCAGCCATTACCTGATATTGAGGAGAGGTTTTGTTTTATGAACTTGGACATCACAAATTGGACAATATTTGCTGGTCTCCAGATACCGCACAATGCACATTTTGCAGACTGTGAAAACAACAGAATACCGTTTGAGTTTGAGCCCAATTTGAACGCCCAACAAAGAAACGCATTAACGGTAAATAAGAATGAAATAATAGAGATTATGACAGACTTACATGAATGCAAACATTCGACAATAGTGGTCGCATCAATGAAGTATCCTCCACATAAAACGCACATCAGATGAGGATTTAGCTCCGTTATCTTGATTCTCGTTGTTCGGTGCATTGTCATGAGAGTTTGcaaacctgaaaaacaaaaaaaaacaaacaaaaaaatattcattaacatttacagtgacatttagaaaaatataaagtcGGTTTATTAAGGCTAGATGGTCCGGTTTTAGTCTAACGTAGCCTACTTGAAGAGGACAAAAATGCGACAAAGCCAGACAAAATACTACATCTAACGTTAGGCTGTTTTAACGTGTTATCCGTTAATAGGCTACTATACTGACAACTCAAATGAACTAGTGTTATTCTAAATTCATTACGCCTTCGGTTAAACTCGTTGGCGTTTCAGGACAAAGTCCAAGCACAAGTTAAAACGGTTTTCTTTGATTTGCGCGGATGTGTACAGGTGAGAGTGAAAGCCAAATGCCCACACGCACAGTTGCTATGACGACGGGTTGTAATTGGCACTGTGCCAGTCGAAACGGAACCGCATACCTCAGATTCGCAGATGGACCGGATCATTACAAATGACCATAAATTCAACCAGTTAACGGTAAAACGCCACCACTTCCTCTCGACAACAGTGTTTCTCTCTAAAAAGCATGCGGCTAACGTTACTTGAACGTGGCTGCCATTTTGATACAGAAAGCCCCGTGTCCAAGCGAGTTCGCTCGCATGAGGCTGCGACCTCAGCCCCACACACTATTGTTTAAGAAGCGCTAAGTAGGCTACTATCACCTGTTAAACACGTCGTACAACCATAATTTCAGCACATTTCGCTTCCAAATGTGAAAGAGAAAACAAAGTGCTCTTCCCTGCCTTGCCGACGTCTTCAATGAGGAACAGAGTCAACGGAAGCTCGAGAGCTCGCATCTGTGATCCCGCAATCTCTCGACTGCGACATCACTGTATGTGTGGGTAACAGTAGTTCAACGTCAAATGTTCAAATATCAATATCCTGTAACTGCTAATGTTCACGTAGGCCTATACACCTTTCTCAATGAAGTGCTCGGAATTCAACGCATTGCCGTCAAATAAAATTAGACTCTTTACATTTGACACAGCCATAACATTAGTTGCATAGAAAACATAGAAAAATGTTTGACAGACCTATATAAAAGACATAGCccacaatattataataaaataactcaaTAGCGTTCAAATACCGAATAGGctacctttaaaaaacaaaagtgcagAACAACGCactgcatttcagtgagtgataaaaactattcaaaacacctgttaaaaattatttctgtagCCTGCTTTCCCTTCTATATTATTTAGACTAACAACTGACGGTATTAAATAAGTTAGACTGAATTATTTTACAAAGGCTAAGTGAATTTGTTGATTAGTAGATAACGGAAACGAGCTGACCAAGTTTCCAGCAGAGGCGGAAAAAAACAGGTGTGCTTTGGTTTGGATCTGGCTGGCCTAAAGAAAGTCTTTTCTTAAGCTTGTCCGATAATGAAAACTCATAAGAACAATCTATGTGGTTTAGTAATAATATTCAGATTACACTATGATTCGCATCTGATAGCACATTTAACACTCTGCAAACGGAACTGTTGTCTTTTCTGTGAAAGAAGAGGTCTAGGTCAAGGAAAGACTGCAGTTACAGTAAATCTGTCAGTTTTACGTATTAGGCTATAGGCTAGTGCAGATAGCAGAGTCATATCTTGATATTCGGGACTACTATGATGAGTCTTATTCCTTTTATTGTTAGAAAGATGATCGCAAGCAAGCATTTTATGATTTGACTATGAAACATTTGCGGTGTGGCAAAATGTGTGGAAAATATAGCctataagattaataaataaatcagtgagGCACGGCATGGTGGAACGGTcagatgagaaaaacaaaagagaactgTTATCAACCGATGTTAGACTATATTTACATTATCTAATTTCTTGGATGGAGTTATCAACAATATTTTGACAGAGCGGGGGTGAGTCACAGCCTATTCAGTTAACAACTGATTAATAAAGACAATCTATATTGTATATATCAgacttaagaaaaaataaaataaaaaacaaatcttagaATTAGGACTCCTGTCCTactttgaccaaaaaaaaaaaacaaggttcgGTTCAGTCTGACGTGTCCTTGTCCAACCAAGTCGCAGGGCAGCTGCATAGAATCGAGAcagtgtttgtgttatttttaaaagctaaatACAAATCACAGAAGCCAAGTTAGGCTACATTCAGTGACAAATAAACAATTCATAAACAAGCtcgaaaacatatttaaaataggtTGTAAGTTAACATCCTCAAAACAATGTTCTGGTTTCGTGTGGTTCAGAAGGAGGTACCCGCATACGCACATGaatttaagttaataaaattaatcGACGACATCAAAACACGGTAAAGTTAATTTTTCCTGAATATACAATCTCTAGACTACTCaactctataaaataaaatatctaatgtTTGATTTTCGATCTTGGAGAAATGGATGAAAGTGGTCACCCGTTAACACCTGCCCCAACTCGCCTGTTCTTCAGCGCGCGCCGAGTTTTAagattaaaaacaacacatgaaGAGAATATAATATTCCAGTTTTACAAAGATGACATAGCCTACTCATTAACATGTAGGCTATACTGTGTTACAATGTGTCACCGGTTacgtttcataaaaaaatgagacaaaactgaaatgaaattcgTACGTATGAGAAACACTCATATAGGCTATAGCTATAAGAGGCAACATCTCCTAagagagaaaaggaaacaaaagcacattaaagtgTACATACCCAGTGTATTTCGCGATGGTTTCTTAGCTTTGTTGTGGTAGACAATGAAACTTGAAAGTCGATCAGCAAAAAATGAATGCTACCAAAGCGGCCATCTTGGAATGAGCTGCAGACGCTGTCAATGGCTCTAACGTTTCACCGCCGTGCTCATTGTGGCCTTTTTGCGCAATTGCACATAGGTTAACGTAGCTCACCCTTCGCCGACACTTTCCGATTTGATTTACAGATAAATCCACAGATTCCGGTCATAGATGGTAAATTCCAGAGGCACA is a genomic window of Cyprinus carpio isolate SPL01 chromosome B2, ASM1834038v1, whole genome shotgun sequence containing:
- the LOC109059640 gene encoding polycomb complex protein BMI-1-B-like yields the protein MTMHRTTRIKITELNPHLMCVLCGGYFIDATTIVECLHSFCKMCIVRYLETSKYCPICDVQVHKTKPLLNIRSDKTLQDIVYKLVPGLFKNEMKRRRDFYAEHPVDATNGSNEDRGEVADEDKRIIADDEIISLSIEFFDQNKIDSKDGEEKETTKEVNVKRYLQCPAAMTVMHLRKFLRSKMDIPCTFQIEVMYEDEPLKDYYTLMDIAYIYTWRRNGPLPLKYRVRPGCKKMKLSNPRDDMTGGRRPDIESDSSSDKPNSPTAAAAPSKPSLPSPSTPVQSSHPSFPHISTTNGVSAKVGHNGQSPFSSKVCKTSHNGSNSLG